A single region of the Eleginops maclovinus isolate JMC-PN-2008 ecotype Puerto Natales chromosome 4, JC_Emac_rtc_rv5, whole genome shotgun sequence genome encodes:
- the mrps11 gene encoding 28S ribosomal protein S11, mitochondrial, with protein MYKLNCILVSSVSNVCRQLAASVNASGSSLCGNTALQRTVCSSAVRLQEAAASSTEAGKTSSKEFSIFPPMPGQDSSLRWGGRKFEELPIAHVKATYNNTHIQLTESQGQSLVRTSCGTEGFRNIKKSTPVAAQTAGISAATKATAKGVTFVRVVVKGIGPGRWSAIQGLTMGGLQVVSITDNTPVPHNGCRPRKARRT; from the exons ATgtataaattaaattgtatattAGTTAGTTCTGTTAGTAATGTATGCCGACAGCTTGCTGCCTCCGTAAATGCAAGTGGAAGCTCGCT aTGTGGAAACACGGCGTTACAGCGGACAGTGTGTTCCAGTGCGGTCAGACTTCAGGAGGCAGCAGCTTCCAGCACAGAGGCCGGGAAAACCTCCTCCAAAGAGTTCAG CATCTTCCCCCCAATGCCGGGCCAGGACTCTTCACTAAGATGGGGGGGAAGGAAGTTTGAGGAGTTACCTATCGCTCACGTTAAAGCAACGTACAACAA CACACACATCCAGCTGACGGAGAGCCAGGGTCAGTCCCTGGTCCGGACGTCCTGCGGCACAGAAGGCTTCAGGAACATCAAGAAGTCCACGCCGGTCGCTGCTCAGACTGCGGGAATATCTGCTGCCACA aaAGCCACAGCGAAGGGAGTGACGTTTGTCCGTGTCGTTGTCAAAGGTATCGGACCGGGACGATGG TCTGCCATCCAGGGCCTGACGATGGGGGGTCTGCAGGTGGTGTCGATCACCGACAACACCCCCGTGCCGCACAACGGCTGCCGCCCCCGCAAAGCCAGGAGGACATGA